The following are encoded together in the Nitrospira sp. genome:
- the prpB gene encoding methylisocitrate lyase: MKKDSQTQTKAARLRELLAARTLAIPGAFNALVAKQVERAGYETVYVSGAAISACRGVPDIGLLTLSEMAGEAGRIAKAVSIPTIVDADTGYGGPEETAEAVRVFEENDLAGMQIEDQETAKKCGHLSGKLLVSVDEMVAKIEAAVHAKRDRDFMIVARTDARAVEGVEAAIQRAATYAKAGADALFPEALESAEEFRVFAREIQEEGVTVPLIANMTEFGKTPLLSVEEFERLGYRGVLFPVTGLRTALQAINRLLAELKLFGSQKDWLHHMMTRRELYALLRYTDPHEHREGRTNEHGHK, from the coding sequence ATGAAAAAGGATTCACAAACTCAGACAAAGGCAGCTCGCCTGCGTGAGTTGCTGGCCGCACGCACCCTCGCTATACCGGGTGCGTTCAACGCGCTGGTCGCGAAACAAGTCGAACGGGCTGGCTACGAGACCGTGTATGTCTCTGGGGCGGCGATCTCCGCTTGCCGTGGAGTGCCGGATATCGGGCTTCTCACGCTCAGCGAGATGGCCGGCGAAGCAGGAAGGATTGCTAAAGCCGTGTCAATTCCGACCATCGTCGATGCCGATACGGGCTATGGCGGTCCGGAGGAGACTGCGGAAGCAGTGAGGGTGTTCGAAGAAAACGATCTTGCGGGCATGCAGATTGAAGATCAAGAAACAGCCAAGAAGTGCGGGCATCTTTCCGGGAAACTTCTGGTATCTGTTGACGAAATGGTGGCGAAGATCGAGGCGGCTGTGCATGCGAAAAGAGATCGGGATTTCATGATCGTCGCCCGCACCGATGCCCGCGCGGTGGAGGGAGTGGAGGCTGCTATTCAACGTGCCGCGACGTATGCGAAGGCCGGTGCGGATGCACTGTTCCCGGAGGCGCTAGAGTCCGCCGAAGAGTTTCGAGTCTTCGCCCGCGAAATCCAGGAGGAAGGAGTCACCGTTCCGTTGATCGCCAATATGACGGAGTTTGGTAAAACGCCACTGTTGAGCGTCGAAGAATTCGAGAGGCTAGGGTATCGCGGCGTACTTTTCCCCGTGACGGGGTTGCGGACAGCCTTGCAAGCCATCAATAGGTTGCTGGCTGAACTGAAGCTGTTCGGGTCTCAGAAGGACTGGCTCCATCACATGATGACGCGACGAGAACTGTACGCGCTGCTCCGGTACACGGACCCTCATGAGCACCGGGAAGGGAGGACCAATGAGCATGGTCATAAATGA
- a CDS encoding citrate synthase (catalyzes the formation of citrate from acetyl-CoA and oxaloacetate), producing the protein MSMVINDSLVIKVKDGPAYSPGLEGVIAGESALCLVDEEEAGLLYRGYPIRELAEHSTFEEVAYLLLFGHLPNQKELIAFAADLVKNAALPRLLDIFLSAVPSGSHPMDIVRTGVSLLGIVDPDTVDHSHEANVRKSVRLMAQIPLLVATSHRLMNGKPRVRPREDLTFAENLLYLLTDRKGDDQAKAMARVLDVSLTLYAEHEFNASTFAARVTASTMTDLYSAITSATGALKGPLHGGANEAVAEMFLDIGSRERAETWVRDALVKKHRIMGFGHRVLKKGDARSAIIQRHAESLSRMCGDHRWYEIATTVDHVMQREKGLHPNLDFYTAVAYLLMAIPPAFYTPLFVCSRITGWCAHVIEQQDHNRLMRPRALYRGPSRREYVPLDRRT; encoded by the coding sequence ATGAGCATGGTCATAAATGATTCTCTCGTGATCAAAGTGAAAGACGGTCCTGCGTATAGCCCCGGACTTGAAGGAGTGATCGCCGGCGAATCGGCTCTCTGCCTCGTCGATGAAGAAGAAGCCGGTCTTCTCTATCGAGGGTACCCGATCCGCGAGTTGGCGGAGCACAGCACGTTTGAGGAGGTCGCCTATCTGCTGCTGTTCGGCCATCTGCCGAATCAAAAAGAGCTGATAGCGTTCGCAGCGGACCTCGTTAAAAATGCCGCCCTCCCTCGTCTCCTCGACATATTCCTCAGTGCAGTACCTTCCGGCTCACACCCAATGGATATCGTCCGAACGGGTGTGTCACTGCTGGGTATAGTCGATCCGGATACAGTCGATCACTCTCACGAGGCCAACGTTCGGAAGTCCGTCCGACTGATGGCGCAAATCCCCCTGTTGGTCGCGACCTCCCATCGGCTCATGAACGGCAAACCTCGCGTCCGGCCACGGGAGGATCTGACCTTTGCGGAGAATCTCTTGTATCTCCTCACCGACCGGAAGGGGGATGATCAGGCAAAAGCCATGGCTCGGGTCCTTGACGTCTCCCTCACGTTGTATGCCGAACACGAATTCAACGCATCCACGTTCGCCGCTCGTGTCACGGCGTCGACGATGACGGATCTGTACTCGGCCATTACTTCCGCGACTGGGGCGCTCAAGGGGCCGCTCCATGGCGGGGCTAACGAAGCGGTGGCCGAAATGTTTCTCGATATCGGCAGCCGTGAACGGGCGGAAACATGGGTGCGAGACGCTCTTGTGAAAAAACACCGGATCATGGGTTTCGGTCACCGCGTGCTCAAGAAAGGCGACGCTCGTTCAGCCATCATTCAACGGCATGCCGAATCGTTGAGCCGGATGTGCGGCGACCACCGATGGTATGAGATTGCGACGACCGTCGATCATGTCATGCAGCGTGAAAAAGGCCTTCATCCCAATCTCGATTTTTACACCGCGGTCGCCTACCTGTTGATGGCGATCCCTCCTGCTTTTTACACGCCGTTGTTCGTCTGCTCGCGCATTACCGGATGGTGTGCGCATGTCATCGAACAACAGGATCACAACCGGTTGATGAGACCCCGCGCACTCTACAGGGGGCCGTCAAGAAGAGAATATGTTCCCCTTGATCGCCGTACCTGA
- a CDS encoding acyl--CoA ligase — translation MSPLVVVPEHIAQARKVGGLCPALQWNSFADFFKSRVYDPSLVNRTLLTYCDDDLAVRYSYSYAEFGMVVHLVASFLHDQVGLRRGDRLAMMLFNHDMTVMLYFAAWVLGVTIVPINIEESTDKKGYILEHSEASTVCCWYGLLEEVKDLQRELPALRQVIALNDDGFVEGPKHRSSAKMTAPHSSLGPTSHAPGLEDEALIVYTSGTTGPPKGVVLTVENLLLDADAITDWHQFGADDRLMCVLPIHHVNGTVVTLVTPFYCKGSIVLNRKFKSATFWRRLHEERVTCVSVVPTLLEFLLDANDDVTAYKLDHFGGFICGAGPLLKDTALRFEDRFGFLIRHGYGLSETTCYSCFLPNDLSRNEHRHWIGDYEFPSIGVPLRHNSMAILSDDGQPLPEMARGEIGIRGGTVCAGYFKCDDANEAAFQWGWFRSGDEGFYVRDQAGRPFFFISGRLKELIIRGGVNIAPLEIDEVLQTHPLVRFAMAVPFEHRYYGEEVAAYVVLRDGGAPPTEAELLVHCRRRLPLSKCPKVIHFGHEVPYTSTGKPKRLELKTRLAPLLAAYRDHQFKA, via the coding sequence ATGTCTCCATTAGTTGTCGTGCCTGAACATATTGCGCAGGCACGGAAAGTCGGAGGTCTGTGTCCTGCGCTTCAGTGGAACTCGTTCGCCGACTTCTTTAAATCCCGTGTCTACGATCCTTCCTTAGTCAATCGCACGCTCTTGACCTATTGCGACGACGATCTGGCTGTCCGCTACTCCTACAGCTATGCGGAATTCGGGATGGTCGTCCACCTGGTCGCTTCGTTTCTCCATGACCAGGTGGGCCTAAGACGAGGGGACCGGCTGGCGATGATGCTCTTCAATCACGACATGACCGTGATGCTGTACTTTGCGGCGTGGGTACTGGGTGTCACGATCGTCCCGATCAACATCGAGGAGTCCACCGATAAGAAGGGCTACATCCTCGAACATTCCGAAGCCTCAACCGTCTGTTGCTGGTATGGCCTTCTTGAAGAAGTGAAAGACCTTCAACGAGAACTTCCGGCCTTACGACAGGTGATTGCGTTGAATGATGATGGTTTCGTAGAAGGTCCGAAGCATCGGTCGAGTGCCAAGATGACAGCACCCCACTCATCCTTGGGCCCAACATCTCACGCCCCCGGTCTCGAAGACGAAGCGCTCATCGTCTATACCTCGGGGACCACTGGTCCGCCCAAAGGGGTGGTCCTCACCGTAGAGAATTTGCTTCTCGATGCCGATGCGATCACCGACTGGCATCAGTTTGGGGCAGACGACCGCTTGATGTGTGTGCTCCCGATTCATCATGTGAACGGGACGGTCGTCACACTGGTCACACCGTTCTATTGCAAAGGCAGCATCGTCCTGAATCGTAAGTTCAAAAGCGCTACATTCTGGCGGAGATTACACGAAGAGCGGGTCACCTGCGTCAGCGTCGTTCCGACGTTGCTTGAATTTCTCCTCGATGCGAATGACGATGTGACTGCATACAAACTCGATCATTTCGGCGGATTCATTTGCGGGGCAGGGCCGCTGCTCAAGGACACCGCCTTACGGTTTGAAGACCGATTCGGTTTTCTGATTCGCCATGGGTACGGTTTGTCCGAAACGACCTGCTATTCCTGTTTTCTGCCGAATGATCTGTCGCGCAATGAACATCGCCACTGGATCGGAGACTACGAGTTTCCCTCGATCGGAGTCCCTCTCCGGCACAATTCGATGGCAATTCTGAGCGATGATGGGCAACCGCTGCCGGAAATGGCGAGAGGAGAAATTGGCATCCGTGGCGGAACCGTCTGTGCCGGCTACTTCAAGTGCGACGACGCCAACGAGGCGGCGTTTCAATGGGGCTGGTTCCGATCTGGAGACGAGGGGTTCTATGTCCGAGATCAGGCAGGGAGGCCATTTTTCTTCATTTCGGGCCGTCTCAAGGAACTCATTATCCGCGGTGGGGTGAATATTGCTCCACTTGAAATCGACGAGGTGTTACAGACTCATCCTCTCGTCCGATTCGCGATGGCTGTGCCGTTTGAGCATCGGTACTATGGAGAGGAGGTTGCCGCCTATGTGGTACTCCGAGACGGAGGTGCTCCCCCCACGGAAGCCGAGTTGCTCGTTCACTGCCGTCGACGGCTTCCGCTCTCAAAATGTCCGAAGGTCATCCACTTTGGACACGAAGTTCCCTATACCTCGACCGGCAAACCCAAACGACTGGAATTAAAGACCCGTCTTGCTCCTCTATTGGCAGCCTATCGCGATCATCAATTCAAGGCGTAG